A part of Citrifermentans bremense genomic DNA contains:
- a CDS encoding ABC transporter ATP-binding protein: MSGDTPTTNAQSPQPQVSLRELTRRFGDFTAVNRVTLDVARGEIFGFLGPNGAGKSTTIRMLCGILPPTSGSGTVAGYDIATQSEQIKNQIGYMSQKFSLYEELTVEENIDFYSGIYRIPAEKKRERKEWVIEMAGLAEQRGTRAAALSGGWKQRLALGCAVLHEPPIVFLDEPTSGVDPISRRSFWELIYRLSGEGVTIFVTTHYMEEAECCDRLGFIFGGELIALGTPAQLKAEFPGEIVEVGCERPFELLQRIESLPGVKSAALFGAGLHLAVENAGQAIAAIKKEVPDLDLRMERITPSLEDLFVSFMEAQGTRG; the protein is encoded by the coding sequence GTGAGCGGTGACACACCCACTACGAACGCGCAATCCCCCCAGCCGCAAGTCAGCCTGCGTGAACTGACCCGTCGCTTTGGCGACTTCACCGCGGTTAACCGGGTCACCCTCGACGTGGCGCGGGGCGAGATCTTCGGCTTTCTCGGGCCCAACGGCGCCGGAAAGTCCACGACGATCAGGATGCTCTGCGGTATCCTCCCCCCAACTTCCGGCAGCGGGACCGTGGCCGGTTACGACATCGCCACCCAGTCGGAGCAGATCAAGAACCAGATCGGCTACATGAGCCAGAAGTTCTCCCTCTACGAGGAGCTGACCGTGGAGGAGAACATCGACTTTTACAGTGGCATCTACCGCATCCCCGCCGAGAAGAAAAGGGAGCGCAAGGAATGGGTCATCGAGATGGCAGGGCTCGCCGAGCAGCGTGGAACCCGTGCCGCGGCCCTTTCCGGGGGGTGGAAGCAGCGGCTCGCCCTGGGGTGCGCCGTCCTGCACGAGCCCCCCATCGTTTTCCTGGACGAGCCCACCTCGGGGGTCGATCCCATCAGCAGGCGCAGCTTCTGGGAGTTGATCTACCGCCTTTCCGGCGAGGGGGTCACCATCTTCGTCACCACGCATTACATGGAAGAGGCCGAATGCTGCGACCGCCTGGGCTTCATCTTCGGGGGAGAGCTGATCGCCCTGGGGACCCCGGCGCAGCTCAAGGCGGAGTTCCCAGGGGAGATCGTCGAGGTCGGATGCGAGCGCCCCTTCGAGCTTTTGCAGCGGATCGAGTCCCTGCCGGGGGTGAAGAGCGCGGCGCTCTTCGGGGCGGGGCTGCACCTGGCGGTGGAAAACGCCGGGCAGGCGATTGCCGCGATCAAGAAAGAGGTCCCCGACCTGGATCTCAGGATGGAGCGCATCACCCCGTCCCTGGAGGACCTGTTCGTTTCCTTCATGGAGGCGCAGGGAACGCGCGGCTAG
- a CDS encoding HDOD domain-containing protein yields MPLPLAIKRLLGNQPIDLPVFHPVALRLQHLLATPDFSIAQVISLANEDQSLAGQILKLANSPLYIGRFRTETIKDAVIRLGAQHVCNLAMAASQAGLHVSENRIINGFMQSLWLHSHACAMGSRWLARSAGYPQRAEQAYMAGLLHDIGKLYLLKALERLNKADMAPPPLEEDLLDIFEELHVEQGCRLMEHWNMPKVYYNVVANHHDDNFDTTDIVLTVARLVDKACKVKGIGLISDPTIDLETEPETSLLQLSPEEMEGLMKVLDHSQEFSL; encoded by the coding sequence ATGCCATTACCGCTCGCCATCAAGCGCCTGCTGGGTAACCAGCCGATCGACTTGCCGGTTTTCCACCCGGTAGCGCTCAGGCTGCAGCACCTCCTTGCTACCCCCGACTTCTCGATAGCACAGGTGATATCGCTCGCGAACGAGGATCAGTCGCTGGCGGGGCAGATCCTGAAGCTGGCCAACTCCCCCCTTTATATCGGACGCTTCCGCACCGAGACCATCAAGGACGCGGTGATCAGGCTGGGCGCCCAGCATGTGTGCAACCTGGCGATGGCGGCTTCGCAGGCGGGGCTCCATGTTTCGGAGAACCGGATCATCAACGGGTTCATGCAGTCGCTTTGGCTGCACAGCCACGCCTGCGCCATGGGGAGCCGGTGGCTTGCCCGCAGCGCCGGCTATCCGCAGCGCGCCGAACAGGCGTACATGGCGGGGCTTTTGCACGACATCGGGAAGCTCTACCTGCTGAAGGCCCTGGAGCGGCTGAACAAGGCGGATATGGCGCCGCCCCCGCTGGAGGAGGACCTGCTCGACATCTTCGAGGAGCTGCATGTTGAGCAGGGATGCCGCTTGATGGAGCACTGGAACATGCCGAAGGTGTACTACAACGTGGTGGCCAACCATCATGACGACAACTTCGATACCACTGACATCGTGCTGACGGTGGCGCGGCTGGTGGACAAGGCATGCAAGGTGAAGGGGATCGGGCTGATCAGCGACCCGACCATCGATCTCGAAACCGAGCCGGAAACCTCTCTTTTGCAGTTGTCGCCAGAAGAGATGGAAGGACTGATGAAGGTCCTGGACCACTCCCAGGAGTTCTCCCTGTAA
- a CDS encoding PAS domain S-box protein — translation MAWFLCGGVLLLLCAVALYEHRWLLAALILLAIGALHAMRFKWRLQSDDAVRRSEEQLRISQRIARIGSWDLDLASGRLDCSEELCRIFSVPLDEAPDNYDGLLAILPECGKDAVAAAVEEALTGRDSFAVEYSLVRPGGKECFLFEVGEVFRDDSGAALRVVSVVQDVSEQKEAENALFFEKRYRGLIENLPQRIFLKDCNSVYLSCNSSFARELGVEPGDVFGKTDYDLFPPALARKRQEDDEKVMAAGAAVERDEQRERDGAWISKALVPLKDDNGRVYGLLGVLTDITFRKRAEEQLKESEERFRNIFEQAAVGICHLSLSGTLIRINKRFCDILGYEQEELLGWSLEQTFHPEDRAAEQLQAERLLAREIDNYSIEIRQLRKDDSVVWVNLTKSLVCGPKGEPKYLAGVIEDVTTKREAEELRRERDLVQAASHAKSQFLANMGHEIRTPLNAVMGLSRLALKTELDAKQRGYLEKIGSSSRTLLNIINDILDFSKIEAGKVELEKTELNLHEVLANISDMHHSKAQEKGIEFRVRLAPDLPKKLVGDPLRLTQVLNNLIANAVKFTEKGEVVVAIKPVRRDEEEVAVQFCVLDTGIGIAAEQMEKIFTPFTQADSSTTRRYGGTGLGLSISRQLVELMGGGLQVESLPGSGSSFCFTIPLALPAAGKPVGEPREQELPDLRLLVVERDQEARAGIEEIMEGMPFALQYAETLPEALDALKDQAPPEYPPFDLLVVDGATTGLDGMEKICRGIWSRYRNLLPVLATVGREHLETVRQQADEWGVAAVLCAPARPSSLLDTLVRVLARSSKLWPEVEPWPPQKAVRRRKAAAAAGSFEPAKLAAEKAKLERLLAKNSLDAKRQFEKFCSAVPAGEFAEELQALERCLEKLDFRKARQLLSAFPADRQEPHLEQRESP, via the coding sequence ATGGCCTGGTTTCTCTGCGGGGGAGTGCTGCTGCTTCTTTGCGCGGTCGCTCTCTACGAACATCGTTGGCTCCTGGCCGCCTTGATCTTGCTCGCCATCGGGGCGCTGCACGCCATGCGCTTCAAGTGGCGGCTGCAATCGGACGACGCGGTAAGGCGCAGCGAGGAGCAGCTCCGCATCTCGCAGCGCATCGCCCGCATCGGGAGCTGGGACCTGGACCTTGCCAGCGGCAGGCTGGACTGCTCCGAGGAGTTGTGCCGTATCTTCTCGGTGCCGCTTGACGAGGCGCCGGACAACTACGACGGCCTTCTGGCGATCCTCCCTGAATGCGGCAAGGACGCCGTAGCCGCCGCGGTCGAGGAGGCCCTCACCGGACGCGACTCCTTTGCCGTGGAATACTCGCTGGTGCGCCCCGGGGGAAAGGAGTGCTTCCTTTTCGAGGTGGGGGAGGTGTTCAGGGACGATTCCGGGGCCGCCCTTCGCGTGGTGAGCGTGGTGCAGGACGTGAGCGAGCAGAAGGAGGCGGAAAACGCCCTCTTCTTCGAGAAGCGCTACCGCGGGCTGATCGAGAACCTTCCGCAGCGCATCTTCCTGAAGGACTGCAACTCCGTCTACCTCTCCTGCAACTCGAGCTTCGCCCGCGAGCTCGGCGTCGAACCCGGGGACGTCTTCGGCAAGACCGACTACGACCTGTTCCCGCCCGCCTTGGCGAGAAAGCGCCAGGAGGACGACGAGAAGGTGATGGCGGCCGGCGCGGCGGTGGAGCGGGACGAGCAGCGCGAGAGGGACGGCGCCTGGATCAGCAAGGCCCTCGTCCCCCTGAAGGACGACAACGGGCGCGTCTACGGCCTGCTCGGCGTTTTGACCGACATCACCTTCAGAAAGCGCGCCGAGGAGCAGTTGAAGGAGAGCGAGGAACGGTTCCGCAACATCTTCGAGCAGGCCGCGGTCGGCATCTGCCACCTCTCCCTGAGCGGGACGCTGATCCGCATCAACAAGCGCTTTTGCGACATCCTGGGCTACGAACAGGAGGAGCTTTTGGGGTGGTCGCTGGAGCAGACCTTCCACCCCGAGGACCGGGCGGCAGAGCAGCTGCAGGCCGAAAGGCTCCTGGCGCGTGAGATCGACAACTACAGCATCGAGATCCGCCAGTTGAGGAAAGACGACTCGGTGGTCTGGGTGAACCTGACCAAGTCGCTTGTCTGCGGTCCCAAGGGGGAGCCCAAGTACCTTGCCGGCGTCATCGAGGACGTAACCACGAAGAGGGAGGCCGAGGAGCTGCGCCGCGAGCGCGATCTGGTGCAGGCGGCCAGCCACGCCAAGAGCCAGTTCCTGGCCAACATGGGGCACGAAATCCGCACCCCGCTGAACGCGGTGATGGGGCTGAGCCGGCTGGCGCTGAAGACGGAGCTGGACGCAAAACAGCGCGGCTACCTGGAAAAAATCGGCTCGTCGAGCCGGACCCTTCTGAACATCATCAACGACATCCTCGACTTCTCCAAGATCGAGGCGGGAAAGGTGGAACTGGAGAAGACCGAGCTGAACCTGCACGAGGTGCTGGCCAACATCTCCGACATGCACCACTCCAAGGCACAGGAAAAGGGGATCGAGTTCCGGGTCCGCCTTGCCCCCGATCTTCCGAAGAAGCTCGTTGGCGACCCGCTGCGCCTGACGCAGGTGCTGAACAACCTGATCGCCAACGCGGTGAAATTCACCGAAAAGGGAGAGGTGGTGGTAGCCATCAAGCCGGTCCGGCGCGATGAGGAAGAGGTGGCGGTCCAGTTCTGCGTCCTCGACACCGGCATCGGCATCGCCGCCGAGCAGATGGAGAAGATCTTCACCCCCTTCACCCAGGCGGACAGCTCCACCACGCGCCGCTACGGCGGCACCGGCCTGGGGCTTTCCATCAGCCGGCAGCTGGTGGAGCTGATGGGGGGGGGACTGCAGGTGGAGAGCTTGCCCGGCTCCGGCAGCAGCTTCTGCTTCACCATTCCCCTCGCGCTTCCTGCCGCCGGAAAGCCGGTCGGGGAACCGCGGGAACAGGAGCTGCCGGACCTCAGATTGCTGGTAGTCGAGCGCGACCAGGAAGCGCGCGCCGGCATCGAGGAGATCATGGAAGGGATGCCCTTCGCGCTTCAATACGCGGAAACGCTCCCCGAGGCCCTCGACGCGCTCAAGGACCAGGCCCCGCCGGAGTACCCTCCCTTCGACCTGCTGGTGGTCGATGGCGCGACGACCGGACTGGACGGCATGGAGAAGATCTGTCGCGGCATCTGGAGCCGGTACCGCAACCTGCTTCCCGTCCTTGCCACGGTGGGTCGGGAGCATCTGGAGACGGTGCGGCAGCAGGCGGACGAGTGGGGTGTGGCGGCGGTCCTTTGCGCTCCGGCGCGCCCCTCCTCTCTTCTCGACACACTGGTCCGGGTGCTGGCGCGCTCCAGCAAGCTGTGGCCGGAGGTCGAACCGTGGCCGCCGCAGAAAGCTGTCCGGCGCAGGAAAGCGGCGGCCGCGGCGGGTAGCTTCGAGCCGGCGAAGCTCGCCGCCGAGAAGGCGAAGCTGGAGCGGCTGCTGGCCAAGAACAGCCTGGACGCCAAAAGGCAGTTCGAGAAGTTCTGCAGCGCGGTCCCCGCGGGGGAATTCGCCGAAGAACTCCAGGCGCTGGAGCGCTGCCTGGAAAAGCTTGATTTCAGAAAGGCACGGCAACTGCTCTCCGCCTTCCCGGCGGACAGGCAGGAGCCGCACTTGGAACAAAGGGAGAGCCCATGA
- a CDS encoding ABC transporter permease, with amino-acid sequence MIERLKAMLVKEFIQVLRDPRMRFVMFVIPVVQTLVFGYAVNTDVREVATAVYDLDNSYQSREIADLFVKSGYFRLTARVYDDKSSQELIDRGEVKAVLRMNRGLGERLTGGRGAQLQMILDGTDSNTAGIALNYASRIVGGYNQRLQKEWGARHGGALLFPGGVELVSRAWFNENLESRNYYVPAVITNIVFIITMLLSSMAVVREKEIGTIEQVIVTPIGKGEFILGKTIPFVLIGFINVTLISLVAVFWFEVPLRGSIPLLYFATALFLMSSLGIGLLISTISRTQQQAMMSAFFVIFPAILLSGFAFPIESMPQVVQWFTLVNPMRFFLVIIRAIFQKGVGIDILWPQMAALLLLGVTILSTAVLRFKKTLG; translated from the coding sequence ATGATCGAACGGCTAAAGGCGATGCTGGTCAAAGAGTTCATCCAGGTGCTGCGCGACCCGCGCATGCGCTTCGTGATGTTCGTGATCCCTGTGGTGCAGACGCTCGTCTTCGGCTACGCGGTCAACACGGACGTGCGCGAGGTGGCGACCGCCGTCTACGACCTGGACAACAGCTACCAGAGCCGGGAGATAGCCGACCTCTTCGTCAAATCCGGCTATTTCCGGCTCACGGCAAGGGTTTACGACGACAAGAGTTCGCAGGAGCTCATCGACAGGGGGGAGGTGAAGGCGGTGCTCAGGATGAACCGGGGCCTGGGCGAGCGGCTTACCGGGGGGAGGGGGGCGCAACTCCAGATGATCCTGGACGGGACCGACTCCAACACCGCCGGCATCGCGCTCAACTACGCCTCCAGGATCGTCGGGGGGTACAACCAGCGCCTGCAAAAGGAGTGGGGCGCGCGCCACGGCGGGGCGCTCCTTTTTCCAGGCGGGGTGGAGCTGGTGAGCCGCGCCTGGTTCAACGAGAACCTGGAAAGCCGCAATTACTACGTCCCCGCGGTCATAACCAACATCGTCTTCATCATCACCATGCTCCTCTCCAGCATGGCCGTGGTGCGCGAGAAGGAGATAGGGACCATAGAGCAGGTGATCGTGACCCCGATAGGGAAGGGTGAGTTCATCCTGGGAAAGACGATCCCCTTCGTCCTCATCGGCTTCATCAACGTGACGCTCATCTCGCTGGTCGCCGTCTTCTGGTTCGAGGTGCCGCTGCGCGGGTCCATTCCGCTTCTCTACTTCGCCACCGCCCTCTTCCTGATGAGCTCGCTGGGCATAGGCCTTCTCATCTCCACCATCAGCCGCACCCAGCAGCAGGCGATGATGAGCGCCTTCTTCGTCATCTTCCCCGCCATTCTACTTTCCGGGTTCGCCTTCCCCATCGAGAGCATGCCTCAGGTCGTGCAGTGGTTCACCCTGGTGAACCCGATGCGCTTTTTCCTGGTCATCATCCGCGCCATCTTCCAGAAAGGGGTCGGTATCGACATCCTCTGGCCGCAGATGGCGGCGCTGCTTCTGCTCGGCGTCACCATACTCTCCACCGCTGTCCTGAGGTTCAAGAAAACCCTGGGGTAG
- the rdgC gene encoding recombination-associated protein RdgC — translation MGILANTVSVCHFKVQGELPNQDLYSWVTKQLAANRFNPIDQGSEEMSIGWVHLDDPRVSDFDTPAACCREHYLMFTLRRDKRSVPSAILKAHLEKAQDQFLAENPGFTKVPKQKREDLKEAVQAMLLSQTLPTPATYDAVWDTKTGILTFTSLSPKVIELFEEQFKKTFEGLRVSAFHPYARAESVLDEGNKVLLKQANKAGGDNYLELIKENQWLGTDFMLWLMYQTMNEASEYTVNQEGILLAKEPFVAYLDDRVVLLGSGENGAQMITVAGPQDHFNEVRSALLNKKQITEATLHLETGDDHWKLTLKGELFHLASFKSPAVKLEKDSSVDEAMEREAVFFERMMLLEKGIQLLDSVFATFLKLRLGSEWVEQEQAIQKWLNVCSFCNSPLA, via the coding sequence ATGGGCATCCTCGCCAACACAGTAAGCGTCTGCCATTTCAAGGTCCAGGGGGAACTCCCGAACCAGGACCTCTACAGCTGGGTCACCAAGCAACTGGCAGCGAACCGGTTCAACCCGATTGACCAGGGAAGCGAAGAAATGTCGATCGGCTGGGTCCACCTCGACGACCCGAGAGTATCAGACTTCGACACCCCCGCGGCCTGCTGCCGCGAACACTACCTCATGTTCACCCTGCGCCGCGACAAGCGCTCGGTCCCTTCGGCCATCCTGAAGGCCCACCTGGAGAAGGCGCAGGACCAGTTCCTCGCGGAGAACCCCGGCTTCACCAAGGTGCCCAAGCAGAAACGGGAGGACCTGAAGGAAGCGGTGCAGGCGATGCTCCTTTCGCAGACGCTCCCGACCCCGGCCACCTACGACGCGGTCTGGGACACGAAAACCGGCATCCTCACCTTCACCTCGCTATCGCCCAAGGTCATCGAGCTCTTCGAGGAGCAGTTCAAGAAGACCTTCGAGGGGCTTCGGGTCTCCGCGTTCCACCCCTACGCCCGCGCGGAAAGCGTCCTGGACGAGGGGAACAAGGTGCTCCTCAAGCAGGCGAACAAGGCCGGCGGGGACAACTACCTGGAGCTGATCAAGGAGAACCAGTGGCTGGGTACGGACTTCATGCTCTGGCTCATGTACCAGACCATGAACGAGGCGAGCGAGTACACCGTGAACCAGGAAGGGATCCTGCTGGCGAAGGAGCCGTTCGTGGCCTACCTGGACGACCGCGTGGTGCTCCTCGGCTCGGGCGAGAACGGCGCTCAGATGATCACCGTGGCAGGACCTCAGGACCACTTCAACGAGGTGAGAAGCGCGCTTTTGAACAAGAAGCAGATCACCGAGGCGACGCTGCATCTTGAGACCGGCGACGATCACTGGAAGCTGACCCTGAAGGGCGAGCTATTCCACCTGGCATCGTTCAAGTCGCCGGCGGTAAAGCTAGAGAAGGACAGCAGCGTTGACGAGGCGATGGAGAGAGAGGCGGTATTCTTCGAGAGGATGATGCTACTGGAGAAAGGGATTCAGCTTTTAGATTCGGTGTTCGCCACCTTCCTGAAGCTCAGGCTCGGCAGCGAATGGGTCGAGCAGGAGCAGGCGATCCAGAAGTGGCTCAACGTCTGCAGCTTCTGCAACTCTCCGCTGGCTTAG
- a CDS encoding ABC transporter permease encodes MKAKRVSAVARKEFLHVLRDWRSLGIGIAIPLVMLFLFGYALTLDVDRVPLVVWDQSQTPASRSFVSGFSASRYFQLVGQAQGYGEIERAIEARRAVIALVVPVDFAGKISSGRGASVQAIIDGSDSNVASYALGYAEGVTRTYSNEVTLDAVRRGGLPQPASGLDLEPRVWFNSDMESRNYIFPGLIAVVMMVIAALLTSLTVAREWEVGTMEQLIATPVTCGELILGKLIPYFCIGMLDLLLAVLVGEFVFHIPLRGELWLIFASCSVFLVGALSLGILISIVTRSQFLSSQIALVATMLPAFLLSGFVFPIANMPYPIQLFTHVVTARYFVTLLRGIYLKGLGLRLLFGEALFLLAFAALVLTLAHHKLRKKIE; translated from the coding sequence GTGAAGGCGAAAAGGGTCTCGGCAGTAGCCCGCAAGGAGTTCCTGCACGTCCTCAGGGACTGGAGGAGCCTCGGGATCGGCATCGCCATCCCGCTGGTGATGCTCTTTCTCTTCGGCTACGCGCTCACCCTCGACGTGGACCGGGTGCCGCTCGTCGTCTGGGACCAGAGCCAGACCCCGGCCAGCCGCTCCTTCGTCAGCGGTTTCAGCGCCTCGCGCTACTTTCAGCTCGTCGGACAGGCTCAAGGCTACGGCGAGATCGAGCGGGCCATAGAGGCCCGGCGGGCTGTGATCGCGCTGGTGGTCCCGGTCGACTTCGCCGGGAAGATCTCCTCCGGGCGCGGCGCCTCGGTTCAGGCCATCATCGACGGCAGCGACTCCAACGTCGCCTCCTATGCGCTTGGGTACGCGGAAGGGGTGACCCGCACCTACAGCAATGAGGTCACGCTCGACGCCGTCAGGCGTGGGGGCTTGCCTCAGCCGGCAAGCGGGCTGGACCTGGAGCCGCGGGTCTGGTTCAACAGCGACATGGAGTCGCGCAACTATATCTTCCCCGGGCTGATCGCGGTGGTGATGATGGTCATCGCGGCGCTTCTGACCTCCCTCACCGTTGCCCGCGAATGGGAGGTGGGGACCATGGAACAGCTGATCGCTACGCCGGTCACCTGCGGCGAGCTTATTCTTGGGAAGCTGATTCCCTACTTCTGCATCGGGATGCTCGACCTTCTGCTCGCTGTCCTCGTCGGCGAGTTCGTCTTTCACATACCGCTGCGCGGGGAACTCTGGCTCATCTTCGCCTCCTGTTCCGTCTTCCTGGTCGGCGCCCTCTCGCTCGGGATACTGATCAGCATCGTCACCAGGAGCCAGTTCCTCTCCAGCCAGATCGCGCTCGTGGCCACCATGCTCCCAGCCTTCCTGCTTTCCGGGTTCGTCTTTCCCATCGCCAACATGCCGTACCCGATACAGCTCTTCACCCACGTCGTCACCGCGCGCTATTTCGTCACCCTCTTGCGGGGGATCTACCTGAAGGGGCTGGGGCTGCGGCTCCTTTTCGGCGAGGCGCTCTTCCTTCTGGCCTTCGCCGCGCTGGTGCTCACCCTGGCGCACCACAAGCTGCGCAAGAAGATCGAGTGA
- a CDS encoding hybrid sensor histidine kinase/response regulator — MKRQTVMIVDDTPANIEILSETLGEEYELFFATSGADALELIRADKPDLILLDIMMPGMDGFELCSILKGDPATRDIPIIFVTAMIGEEEEIKGLELGAIDYLTKPISPHIVRARVKNHLELKRYRDLLETLASAADRAKKEFLRSVSHELRTPLTPIIGMTDLVLDSEEDDNKRKYLGMVQKSALRLLGIVEDLIETSRLEGEGSAPEYRPFLLKAFLDTVSMEARSQAEGKGLDFQVTLDPALPEAVSSDQGMLHKVLSMLLGNAVKFTPAGKVSLEVRPQEVAGELMLQFSVADTGIGIDPADLERVFSDFTQSDGSITRSFPGLGLGLTLARRMTELMNGSIWAESAPGGGSMFQVQIPLLLPEPASPGAAVAEADGAGQ, encoded by the coding sequence ATGAAACGCCAGACGGTCATGATCGTCGATGATACCCCTGCCAATATCGAGATCCTGAGCGAGACCCTGGGGGAGGAGTACGAGCTTTTCTTCGCCACCAGCGGGGCCGACGCCCTGGAACTGATCCGCGCCGACAAGCCGGACCTGATCCTTTTGGACATCATGATGCCGGGGATGGACGGCTTCGAGCTCTGCTCCATCCTGAAGGGGGACCCAGCCACCCGCGACATCCCGATCATCTTCGTCACCGCGATGATCGGCGAGGAGGAGGAGATCAAGGGGCTGGAGCTAGGCGCCATAGACTACCTCACCAAGCCGATCTCCCCGCATATCGTGCGCGCCCGGGTGAAGAACCACCTGGAGCTGAAAAGGTACCGGGACCTCCTGGAGACGCTCGCCAGCGCCGCCGACCGCGCCAAGAAGGAGTTCCTGCGAAGCGTGAGCCACGAGCTGCGCACCCCGCTCACCCCCATCATCGGCATGACCGACCTCGTGCTCGACAGCGAGGAGGACGACAACAAGCGCAAGTACCTGGGCATGGTGCAGAAATCGGCCTTGCGCCTTTTGGGGATCGTCGAGGACCTGATCGAGACCAGCAGGCTCGAAGGGGAGGGGAGCGCTCCCGAATACCGTCCCTTCCTGCTCAAGGCGTTCCTGGACACGGTCTCCATGGAGGCCCGGAGCCAGGCGGAGGGCAAGGGGCTCGATTTCCAGGTCACCCTGGACCCGGCGCTTCCGGAAGCGGTCAGCAGCGATCAGGGGATGCTGCACAAGGTCCTTTCCATGCTTTTGGGAAACGCCGTCAAGTTCACGCCGGCCGGCAAGGTCTCGCTGGAGGTGCGCCCCCAGGAGGTGGCGGGAGAGCTTATGCTGCAGTTCTCGGTGGCCGACACCGGGATCGGCATCGATCCTGCGGATCTGGAGCGGGTCTTCAGCGACTTCACCCAGTCCGACGGCTCCATTACCCGCTCCTTTCCGGGACTGGGGCTTGGGCTTACCCTGGCCCGGCGCATGACCGAGCTGATGAACGGCAGCATCTGGGCGGAGAGCGCGCCAGGGGGAGGGTCCATGTTCCAGGTGCAGATCCCCCTGCTGCTTCCTGAACCGGCGTCTCCCGGCGCGGCAGTCGCGGAGGCGGACGGAGCCGGACAGTGA
- a CDS encoding (deoxy)nucleoside triphosphate pyrophosphohydrolase, which translates to MSDREEQRKHVHVACAIVERNGLVLSALRSASMNLPLRWEFPGGKIEPGEGREDCLKRELVEELGVEIEVGSPLTPATHSYPGFEVTLYPFLCRIVSGEVTLYEHSEARWLSPARMLELEWADADLPIILEYQQLRAGARG; encoded by the coding sequence ATGAGCGATAGGGAAGAACAGAGAAAACACGTGCACGTCGCCTGCGCCATAGTCGAGCGGAACGGGCTGGTTTTGTCGGCGCTGAGGAGCGCGTCGATGAACCTTCCTCTCAGGTGGGAATTCCCAGGGGGGAAGATCGAGCCGGGCGAGGGACGCGAGGATTGCCTGAAGCGGGAGCTGGTCGAGGAATTGGGGGTGGAGATCGAGGTGGGGTCTCCCCTGACGCCTGCGACCCACAGCTATCCCGGCTTCGAGGTGACCCTTTATCCCTTCCTCTGCCGAATCGTCTCCGGCGAGGTCACCCTTTACGAGCACTCCGAGGCCAGATGGCTTTCCCCCGCCAGGATGCTGGAACTGGAATGGGCCGACGCGGACCTGCCGATAATCCTCGAATACCAGCAGTTAAGAGCAGGGGCTAGGGGCTAG
- the mnmA gene encoding tRNA 2-thiouridine(34) synthase MnmA, producing the protein MSANFRGKKVAVAMSGGVDSSTVAALLKEQGAEVIGINMKLFAREGEDPGAKGDAQVVAEYLGIEFHLVHLEEEFSRIIMDDFRAQYLGGETPNPCVRCNRYVKFGLLLDKALELGAEYLATGHYVKTSRDEQGTYHLLKAAFLAKDQSYFLYTLTQRQLAHVIFPLGDMPSKDEVRRLAEKFGLPVAQKSDSQEICFVPGDDYVAFLEKGGRVAGKSGDIVHVDGAVLGRHNGTHRYTIGQRRGLGVAWKEPLYVVSIDAAQGKVVVGEAGHLFAEGLLVCDLNWVVPVEGDAIDTTCKIRYRQQPIECRVRLLGEGLGEVFFIEPQKSVTPGQSVVFYREDELLGGGRIVRKM; encoded by the coding sequence ATGTCAGCGAATTTTAGAGGCAAGAAAGTAGCCGTCGCCATGAGCGGCGGTGTTGATTCATCGACGGTCGCGGCGCTCCTGAAAGAGCAGGGCGCCGAGGTGATCGGCATCAATATGAAGCTCTTTGCGCGCGAGGGCGAGGACCCCGGGGCCAAGGGTGACGCGCAGGTCGTGGCCGAGTACCTTGGGATCGAGTTCCACCTGGTGCATCTTGAGGAAGAATTCTCGCGCATCATCATGGACGACTTCCGCGCGCAGTACCTGGGAGGCGAGACACCCAACCCGTGCGTCCGCTGCAACCGCTACGTGAAGTTCGGCCTGCTTTTGGACAAGGCGCTGGAGTTGGGGGCGGAGTACCTCGCGACCGGGCATTACGTAAAAACCAGCAGAGACGAGCAGGGGACCTACCACCTTTTGAAAGCGGCCTTTCTGGCCAAGGACCAGTCCTACTTTCTCTACACACTGACCCAGCGGCAGCTCGCCCACGTGATCTTCCCGCTGGGGGATATGCCCAGCAAGGACGAGGTGCGCAGGCTGGCGGAAAAGTTCGGGCTCCCGGTGGCGCAGAAAAGCGACAGCCAGGAGATCTGCTTCGTTCCCGGCGACGACTACGTCGCTTTCCTGGAAAAGGGGGGGCGGGTTGCGGGTAAAAGCGGCGACATCGTCCACGTCGACGGCGCCGTTTTGGGCAGGCACAACGGCACCCACCGTTACACCATCGGTCAGAGGCGGGGGCTCGGCGTCGCCTGGAAGGAGCCGCTGTACGTGGTGTCGATCGATGCGGCCCAGGGGAAGGTGGTGGTCGGCGAGGCCGGGCATCTCTTCGCCGAGGGGCTCTTGGTATGCGACCTGAACTGGGTGGTGCCTGTAGAGGGGGACGCCATCGATACGACCTGCAAGATCCGCTACCGGCAGCAGCCGATAGAGTGCCGGGTGAGGCTTTTGGGCGAGGGGCTGGGAGAGGTCTTCTTTATCGAGCCGCAGAAGTCGGTGACGCCGGGGCAGTCGGTAGTCTTCTACCGCGAAGACGAGCTTCTGGGCGGTGGCCGTATCGTCCGGAAGATGTAG